Proteins encoded within one genomic window of Polaribacter sp. NJDZ03:
- a CDS encoding DUF2851 family protein, translating to MNEDFLHYVWKYQLFSVHYLKTTSEEDVVVLKVGTHNYNSGPDFLNAQLKIDDQLWVGNVEIHLKSSDWYAHHHEIDENYDAVILHLVWEDDATVYMKNNKPLPVLVLKDFVFATALNNYRNLFSAKQNWIPCEKEISTVDNFTIDNWKERLFFERLERKSIEINRVLSDNQNDFEAVLFQLLAKNFGLKVNGEVFFSLSKSFDFSILRKVSLDETQLAALLFGQAGFLEEVVEDDYHQQLKTAYNYLQHKYNLEPIAKVQFSFFRMRPPNFPTIRIAQLITLYHLHQNLFSKMMQIETLKGFYDLFEIDVHPFWKTHYTFDKVSKTSPKKLTKSFVDLLLINTIIPLKFLYQKNRGEVNEMGFLSILKKIKPEKNSIISKFNEIKIQSKNAYETQALLELKNNYCAKKRCLQCAIGVRLLSEK from the coding sequence ATGAATGAGGATTTTCTTCATTATGTATGGAAATATCAATTGTTTTCTGTTCACTATTTAAAGACAACTTCTGAGGAAGATGTTGTTGTTTTAAAAGTAGGAACACATAATTACAACTCAGGTCCAGATTTTTTGAATGCCCAACTTAAAATTGATGACCAATTATGGGTTGGCAATGTAGAGATTCATTTAAAATCGTCTGATTGGTATGCACATCACCATGAAATTGATGAGAATTATGATGCCGTTATTTTACATCTAGTTTGGGAAGATGATGCAACTGTTTATATGAAAAATAACAAACCGTTGCCTGTTTTAGTTTTAAAAGATTTTGTGTTTGCTACTGCTTTAAATAATTATCGAAATTTATTTTCGGCCAAACAAAATTGGATTCCTTGTGAAAAAGAAATTAGTACTGTAGATAATTTTACTATTGATAATTGGAAAGAACGTTTATTTTTTGAACGCTTAGAACGAAAATCTATTGAAATAAATAGGGTTTTGTCAGACAATCAAAATGACTTTGAAGCAGTTCTATTTCAGTTATTAGCCAAAAACTTTGGCTTAAAAGTAAATGGAGAAGTCTTTTTTAGCTTATCAAAATCTTTTGATTTTTCGATTCTCAGAAAAGTAAGTTTAGATGAAACTCAATTAGCTGCTTTGTTATTTGGACAAGCAGGTTTTTTAGAGGAGGTTGTTGAAGACGATTATCATCAGCAATTAAAAACCGCGTACAACTATTTGCAACATAAATACAACTTAGAACCGATAGCAAAAGTGCAGTTTTCATTTTTTAGAATGCGACCGCCAAATTTTCCTACCATTCGTATTGCACAGTTAATTACTTTGTATCATTTACATCAAAATTTATTTTCTAAAATGATGCAAATAGAAACCTTAAAGGGATTTTACGACTTGTTTGAAATTGATGTACATCCTTTTTGGAAAACACATTATACGTTTGATAAGGTATCTAAAACATCACCTAAAAAGTTAACAAAGTCCTTTGTAGATTTATTATTGATCAACACTATTATTCCACTAAAGTTTTTATATCAAAAAAATAGGGGGGAAGTAAATGAAATGGGGTTTTTATCGATTCTAAAAAAAATAAAACCAGAAAAGAATAGTATTATTTCTAAGTTTAATGAAATTAAGATTCAATCTAAAAATGCTTATGAAACACAAGCTTTATTAGAGCTTAAAAACAACTATTGCGCAAAGAAACGATGTTTACAGTGCGCAATAGGAGTTCGGTTGTTAAGTGAAAAATAA
- a CDS encoding NAD(P)H-dependent oxidoreductase produces the protein MNIIDSLKWRYAVKKFDSEKQLSETQINTLKEAFNLTASSYGLQPLKLVVIKNKEVQKNLVTHSWNQAQILDASHVLVICIPKNYTSLEVENYFSLVQKIRNTPSEVIKPFKEFLTADIEKKTQEELTVWNKNQAYIALGNLMTVCAVEKIDACPMEGFIPEKYDEILNLTAQNLQSVLVLPVGFRADDCYMKDLTKVRKDLTETIVEIL, from the coding sequence ATGAATATTATAGATAGTTTAAAATGGCGTTATGCTGTTAAAAAATTTGATTCAGAAAAACAACTTTCAGAGACTCAAATAAACACCTTAAAAGAAGCTTTTAACTTAACAGCTAGTTCTTACGGATTACAACCTTTAAAGTTAGTGGTAATTAAAAACAAAGAAGTTCAAAAAAACTTAGTTACGCATTCTTGGAACCAAGCTCAAATATTAGATGCTTCTCACGTATTAGTTATCTGTATTCCTAAAAATTACACAAGCTTAGAAGTAGAAAATTACTTTAGTTTGGTACAGAAAATAAGAAACACACCTAGTGAGGTTATAAAGCCTTTTAAAGAATTTCTAACAGCAGATATTGAGAAAAAAACGCAAGAAGAATTAACCGTATGGAATAAAAACCAAGCCTATATTGCACTTGGTAATTTAATGACCGTTTGTGCAGTAGAAAAAATAGATGCTTGCCCTATGGAAGGCTTTATTCCTGAAAAATATGATGAAATTCTGAATTTAACCGCTCAAAATTTACAATCTGTATTAGTACTTCCCGTTGGTTTTAGAGCCGATGATTGCTACATGAAAGATTTAACAAAAGTTAGAAAAGACTTAACAGAAACTATAGTAGAAATATTGTAA
- a CDS encoding aminoacyl-histidine dipeptidase has protein sequence MSKAVRNLEPKIVWNHFADLNAVPRPSKKEERVIQFMVDFGKKLNLETFVDKVGNVIIKKPATKGLENRKTVVLQSHLDMVHQKNSATDFDFDKEGIKMLIEGDWVTADGTTLGADNGLGVAAIMAIFSSEDIEHPNLEALFTIDEETGMTGAMGLEGGILEGEILLNLDTEEDDEIGMGCAGGVDVTATRSYAEEEVSENATAYSITVKGLNGGHSGMDIIKELGNANKIMNRLLFDGFTNFGLQISEINGGSLRNAIPRESTAIVTVDIISKEAFLLETNLLINNIKEEFSTIEPNLTVDIQEITLPNKIMELGVQEGLLKSIYAAHNGVYRMSPDIKGLVETSNNIARVIVKDGSIKIGCLTRSSSESNKLDLANSLKSAFELSGFDVDLSGEYPGWQPNVNSAILDVVSNLYETLHGEKADVAACHAGLECGILGQNYPEMDMVSFGPTIRGAHSPDEKASISSTQKFWKFLVAILKNIPKK, from the coding sequence ATGAGTAAAGCAGTAAGAAATTTAGAACCTAAAATTGTTTGGAATCACTTTGCAGATTTAAATGCAGTGCCGCGTCCTTCTAAAAAAGAAGAACGTGTAATTCAGTTCATGGTAGATTTTGGTAAGAAATTAAACCTGGAAACTTTTGTAGATAAAGTTGGAAATGTAATTATTAAAAAACCAGCTACAAAAGGTTTAGAAAACAGAAAAACTGTTGTTTTACAGAGTCATTTAGATATGGTTCATCAAAAAAATTCAGCTACTGATTTCGATTTTGATAAGGAAGGTATTAAAATGCTAATTGAAGGTGATTGGGTTACTGCAGACGGAACAACATTAGGTGCAGATAACGGCTTAGGTGTTGCTGCAATTATGGCTATTTTTTCTTCTGAAGATATTGAACACCCAAACCTAGAAGCGCTTTTTACAATTGATGAAGAAACTGGTATGACTGGTGCAATGGGACTTGAAGGTGGAATTTTAGAAGGAGAAATTCTTTTAAACTTAGACACAGAAGAAGATGATGAAATTGGTATGGGTTGTGCTGGTGGTGTAGATGTTACAGCAACAAGAAGCTATGCAGAAGAAGAAGTTTCTGAAAATGCTACAGCTTATTCAATTACTGTAAAAGGTTTAAATGGCGGACATTCAGGAATGGATATCATTAAAGAATTAGGAAACGCAAACAAAATTATGAACCGTTTATTATTTGATGGTTTTACCAATTTTGGTTTACAAATTTCTGAAATAAATGGAGGTAGTTTACGTAATGCAATTCCTAGAGAAAGTACTGCAATTGTAACTGTAGACATCATTTCTAAAGAAGCTTTTCTTTTAGAAACCAATTTACTTATCAACAATATAAAAGAAGAGTTCTCAACAATAGAACCTAACTTAACAGTTGACATTCAAGAAATTACACTTCCAAATAAAATTATGGAATTGGGCGTTCAAGAAGGTTTATTAAAGTCTATTTACGCTGCTCATAACGGAGTTTATAGAATGAGTCCGGATATTAAAGGATTGGTAGAAACCTCTAATAACATTGCCAGAGTAATTGTAAAAGACGGAAGCATAAAAATTGGTTGTTTAACACGATCATCATCAGAAAGTAACAAACTAGATTTGGCAAATTCTTTAAAATCTGCTTTTGAATTATCTGGTTTTGATGTAGATCTATCTGGTGAATACCCAGGATGGCAACCGAATGTAAATTCAGCAATTTTAGATGTAGTTTCTAATTTATATGAAACACTACATGGTGAAAAAGCAGATGTAGCAGCTTGTCATGCTGGTTTAGAATGTGGTATTTTAGGTCAGAATTACCCAGAAATGGATATGGTTTCTTTTGGACCAACTATAAGAGGAGCACATTCTCCAGACGAAAAAGCATCTATTTCATCAACACAAAAATTCTGGAAATTTTTAGTAGCTATATTAAAGAACATTCCAAAGAAATAG
- a CDS encoding ParA family protein — MGKIIAIANQKGGVGKTTTSINLAASLGVLEKKVLLIDADPQANASSGLGIDVETVEYGTYQVLEHSVSAKDAIVKTDSPNVDIIPAHIDLVAIEIELVDKEDREYMLKKALVDLKEDYDYILIDCAPSLGLITLNSLVAADSVIIPIQCEYFALEGLGKLLNTIKSVQNIHNSDLDIEGLLLTMFDSRLRLSNQVVDEVRKHFSSMVFDTIIRRNTRLGEAPSYGESIIAYDATSKGAVNYLNLAQELLKKNS, encoded by the coding sequence ATGGGTAAAATAATTGCTATTGCAAATCAAAAAGGGGGTGTTGGTAAAACAACTACAAGCATAAATTTAGCTGCTTCTTTAGGTGTTTTAGAGAAAAAAGTTTTGTTAATTGATGCAGATCCGCAAGCAAATGCTTCGTCTGGTTTAGGTATTGATGTTGAAACTGTAGAATATGGAACCTATCAAGTTTTAGAACATTCTGTTTCTGCAAAAGACGCAATTGTTAAAACAGACTCTCCAAATGTAGATATTATACCTGCACATATAGATTTAGTTGCTATTGAAATAGAATTGGTAGACAAAGAAGATAGAGAGTATATGTTAAAAAAAGCGTTAGTCGATCTAAAAGAAGATTACGATTATATTTTAATAGATTGCGCTCCATCATTAGGTTTAATTACTTTAAACTCTTTAGTTGCTGCAGATTCTGTAATAATTCCTATTCAGTGTGAATATTTTGCGCTAGAAGGATTAGGAAAACTACTAAATACAATTAAAAGTGTACAAAATATTCATAATTCAGATTTAGATATAGAAGGCTTACTTTTAACCATGTTCGATTCTCGTTTACGTCTTTCTAATCAAGTCGTTGATGAAGTTAGAAAACATTTTTCTAGTATGGTTTTTGATACTATAATTAGAAGAAATACCCGTTTAGGAGAAGCACCAAGTTACGGAGAAAGTATTATTGCTTACGATGCAACCAGTAAAGGTGCCGTAAATTACTTAAATTTGGCACAAGAATTATTAAAAAAGAATTCGTAA
- a CDS encoding ParB/RepB/Spo0J family partition protein — protein sequence MAKATKKQALGRGLSALLQESSNVISASDKNADKLVGSIIEIELDLIDVNPFQPRTYFDEEALRELANSIKELGVIQPITVRKLEGNKFQLVSGERRFRASKLIGNKTVPAYIRLANDQEMLEMALVENIQRKNLDPIEVALSYQRLIDEIQLTQEELSTRVGKKRSTVTNYLRLLKLDPILQTGMRDGFISMGHGRAMINVENTEDQLAIYEKILRDKLSVRQTEDLVKSLKSGAIAKPKKKPVPNYIKSSVKDISEYFGHKIDVTVSTNGKGKISIPFHSEEDFNRIKNLLK from the coding sequence ATGGCAAAAGCAACCAAGAAACAAGCTTTAGGACGAGGATTATCTGCTTTATTGCAAGAATCTTCTAACGTAATTTCTGCATCAGATAAAAATGCTGACAAACTTGTTGGAAGTATCATTGAAATAGAATTAGATTTAATTGATGTAAATCCGTTTCAACCTAGAACTTATTTTGACGAAGAAGCATTAAGAGAACTAGCAAATTCTATAAAAGAATTAGGAGTAATTCAGCCAATTACAGTTAGAAAATTAGAAGGAAATAAATTTCAATTAGTATCTGGTGAGCGTCGTTTTAGAGCCTCTAAATTAATTGGAAACAAAACAGTACCGGCATATATAAGACTTGCCAATGACCAAGAAATGCTAGAAATGGCATTGGTAGAAAACATTCAACGTAAAAATTTAGACCCAATAGAAGTTGCTTTATCTTACCAGCGCTTAATAGATGAAATTCAATTAACGCAAGAAGAATTAAGTACAAGAGTTGGTAAAAAACGTTCTACGGTAACCAATTATCTACGTTTATTAAAATTAGATCCAATCTTACAAACAGGTATGCGAGATGGTTTTATTTCTATGGGACATGGTCGTGCTATGATTAATGTAGAAAATACAGAAGATCAATTAGCTATTTACGAGAAAATTTTAAGAGATAAATTATCTGTAAGACAAACAGAAGATTTAGTAAAAAGCTTAAAATCTGGCGCTATTGCAAAACCAAAAAAGAAACCAGTACCTAACTACATTAAAAGTAGTGTTAAAGATATTAGTGAATACTTTGGGCATAAAATAGACGTTACTGTTAGTACTAATGGTAAAGGAAAAATTTCTATTCCTTTTCATTCTGAAGAAGATTTTAACCGCATCAAAAACTTATTAAAATAA
- a CDS encoding DUF5683 domain-containing protein encodes MSIKKIIFVLFLAFISASIFGQKDSVNVKDLKIKGDIKIEKGGVYDALAPSKAAFYSAIFPGMGQVYNKKYWKAPIVWAAMGTSIYFYLDNNKEYHRYRTAYKLRKNNLVDEFTVNGLEILSLETLERAQEQLSENRDMSLLTTVILYVLQIVEASVNAHLLQFNTDDDLSFKPTFINDPTYFEAPKVGLTIKYNF; translated from the coding sequence GTGTCTATTAAAAAAATAATATTTGTTTTATTCCTTGCATTTATTTCTGCCTCTATTTTTGGACAGAAAGATTCTGTGAATGTGAAAGATTTAAAAATAAAAGGAGATATAAAAATTGAAAAAGGAGGCGTTTACGATGCATTAGCACCGTCTAAGGCCGCATTTTACTCTGCTATATTTCCAGGAATGGGTCAGGTTTATAATAAAAAATATTGGAAAGCACCAATTGTTTGGGCTGCTATGGGTACAAGTATTTATTTTTATTTAGACAATAATAAAGAATACCACAGATACAGAACTGCCTACAAACTTAGAAAAAATAATTTAGTAGACGAATTTACGGTGAATGGTCTAGAAATACTTTCTTTAGAAACTTTAGAAAGAGCACAAGAACAGTTAAGCGAAAATAGAGATATGTCTTTGTTAACAACCGTTATACTCTATGTATTACAAATTGTAGAAGCAAGTGTTAATGCACATTTATTACAATTTAATACAGATGATGATTTATCGTTTAAACCTACTTTTATTAACGATCCTACTTATTTTGAAGCTCCAAAAGTAGGTCTAACAATTAAATATAATTTTTAA
- the dapB gene encoding 4-hydroxy-tetrahydrodipicolinate reductase yields MKIALLGYGRMGKEIEKIALSRGHEIVIKKDVDDVIDITLADVAIDFSVPTSAYNNISDCINNNVPVISGTTGWLDKYNDAVALCKEKNSAFIYASNFSLGVNIFFELNKQLAKMMSSLEDYNISMEEIHHTKKLDAPSGTAITLAEGIIENSSKNNWELDEKTSEENIPIVAKRIPEVPGTHTVWYDSEVDSIEIKHTAHSRKGFALGAVVAAEWIVGKQGVFSMKDVLNIR; encoded by the coding sequence ATGAAGATTGCACTATTAGGTTATGGAAGAATGGGGAAAGAAATTGAAAAAATTGCTTTATCTCGCGGACATGAAATCGTAATAAAAAAAGACGTAGATGATGTAATTGATATTACACTAGCTGATGTTGCTATCGATTTTAGTGTACCTACTTCTGCTTACAATAATATTAGCGACTGTATTAACAATAATGTTCCTGTAATTTCTGGAACTACCGGTTGGTTAGACAAATACAATGATGCCGTTGCACTTTGTAAAGAAAAAAACAGCGCATTTATTTATGCTTCTAATTTTAGTTTGGGAGTAAATATCTTTTTTGAATTGAACAAACAATTGGCAAAAATGATGAGCTCTTTAGAAGATTATAATATTTCTATGGAAGAAATTCATCATACAAAAAAATTAGATGCACCAAGTGGAACCGCAATTACTTTGGCGGAAGGAATCATAGAAAATTCTTCTAAAAATAATTGGGAGTTAGACGAAAAAACATCCGAAGAAAACATTCCAATTGTTGCAAAAAGAATTCCTGAAGTTCCAGGAACTCACACCGTTTGGTATGATTCTGAAGTAGATTCTATAGAAATAAAACATACTGCACACAGTAGAAAAGGCTTTGCTTTAGGTGCCGTTGTAGCAGCTGAATGGATTGTAGGAAAACAAGGAGTTTTCTCTATGAAAGATGTGTTAAACATCCGTTAA
- the lepB gene encoding signal peptidase I has protein sequence MTYIEWFIFFLAIQVIHFLGTWKLYVKAGRKAWEAAVPVYNGIILMPIINRPKWWIILLFIPIVNLLMFPVIWIETIRTFGFYKKLDSLLVIVTLGLYIFYINYATEAKYNAERSLKPRSELGEWVSSIAFAIIAATLVHTYFMQPFTIPTSSLEKSLLVGDYLFVSKFHYGARVPSTVIAAPMVHDSIPFTGIASYLKSPQLPYTRLPGLQQIKNNDIVCFNWPADTLATMWGDHSGKFTYKPVDKKTNYVKRSVGIAGDSLEIKDGYVYINGQKNKLPYRAKIQFYYTYEAKSTIDINNFPKFLINKDRTNVYKILNEYWNNPKIQEAFEKSADLSKIDSDSLYTEVAGRISQGLASRLKMTNVANKININLTEEEFTQLKKLPSTVSLKKVNYRTDVGIFPHIKENQWSQDNMGPIYIPKAGATVKINAKSLPYYEQIIKNYENNDLQIVGDNIFINGEKADSYTFKQDYYWMMGDNRHNSLDARYYGYTPFDHVLGKPVMIWFSWDANAPTMGAKIKSIRWDRMFTTVGGDGEPVSYRYIVFGLIALYIGYSFYKGKKATK, from the coding sequence ATGACTTATATAGAGTGGTTTATCTTTTTTTTAGCAATACAAGTAATTCATTTTTTAGGTACTTGGAAATTATATGTTAAAGCGGGTAGAAAAGCATGGGAAGCTGCAGTGCCTGTCTACAACGGAATTATTTTAATGCCAATTATAAATAGACCAAAATGGTGGATAATCTTATTATTTATACCAATTGTAAACCTATTAATGTTTCCTGTTATTTGGATTGAAACTATTAGAACTTTTGGTTTCTATAAAAAATTAGATTCGTTATTAGTTATTGTTACTTTAGGTCTGTATATTTTTTACATCAATTATGCTACAGAAGCAAAGTACAATGCAGAAAGAAGCTTAAAACCACGTTCTGAACTAGGTGAATGGGTTAGTTCTATTGCTTTTGCAATTATTGCGGCAACTTTGGTACACACTTATTTTATGCAACCTTTTACCATACCAACTTCTTCTTTAGAAAAGTCTTTATTGGTAGGAGATTATCTTTTTGTAAGTAAGTTTCATTATGGAGCTAGAGTTCCATCTACAGTAATCGCTGCACCAATGGTACATGATTCTATACCATTTACAGGAATTGCTTCTTACTTAAAAAGTCCACAATTACCATATACACGTTTACCTGGTTTACAGCAAATTAAAAACAACGATATTGTTTGTTTCAATTGGCCTGCAGATACTTTAGCAACCATGTGGGGAGATCATTCTGGTAAATTTACATACAAACCAGTAGATAAAAAAACCAATTATGTAAAGCGTAGTGTTGGTATTGCTGGAGATTCTTTAGAAATTAAAGATGGTTACGTATATATTAACGGACAAAAAAATAAATTACCATACAGAGCAAAAATTCAATTTTACTATACTTACGAAGCAAAATCTACAATTGATATAAATAACTTTCCAAAGTTTTTAATCAATAAAGATAGAACGAATGTATATAAGATTTTAAATGAATATTGGAACAACCCTAAGATTCAGGAAGCTTTTGAAAAAAGTGCAGACCTATCTAAAATAGATTCAGACTCTTTATATACAGAAGTTGCAGGACGTATTTCTCAAGGGTTAGCTAGCCGCTTAAAAATGACCAATGTGGCTAACAAAATAAATATTAATTTAACTGAAGAAGAGTTTACCCAACTAAAAAAACTTCCTTCTACAGTATCTCTAAAAAAAGTAAATTATAGAACTGATGTTGGTATTTTTCCTCATATAAAAGAAAATCAATGGAGCCAAGATAATATGGGCCCAATTTATATTCCTAAAGCTGGAGCAACTGTAAAGATTAATGCAAAATCATTACCATATTACGAGCAAATTATTAAAAATTACGAAAACAACGATTTACAAATTGTTGGTGACAATATTTTTATTAATGGTGAAAAAGCAGATTCTTATACCTTTAAGCAAGATTATTATTGGATGATGGGAGATAACAGACACAACTCTTTAGACGCACGCTATTATGGCTACACTCCTTTTGATCATGTACTTGGTAAACCCGTAATGATATGGTTTAGTTGGGATGCAAACGCACCTACTATGGGAGCAAAGATAAAATCTATTCGTTGGGACAGAATGTTTACAACTGTTGGTGGCGATGGAGAACCTGTTTCTTATAGATATATTGTTTTTGGATTAATAGCGCTATATATTGGATATAGTTTTTATAAAGGAAAGAAAGCTACAAAATAG
- a CDS encoding WbqC family protein encodes MSLFIPTYFGPISQYTEIVKSDAVIFEMEDNFQKQSYRNRCYVYNSNGKQLLNIPVKDKNKGTSQRKKTKDLLVDNDAIWQDHHLKSLQTAYRTSPFYEFYEDDLIKIFQKKYTFLQDVNIDTHLFITDALQISQQYSKTQEYLVETTEPDFRELVNAKNKPKKTTESYIQMFDDKHGFIPNLSILDLIFMEGPNAISYL; translated from the coding sequence ATGTCACTATTTATACCCACTTATTTTGGCCCAATTTCTCAATATACTGAGATTGTAAAATCTGATGCTGTTATTTTTGAAATGGAAGATAATTTTCAGAAACAAAGCTATAGAAACAGATGCTACGTTTATAATTCTAATGGAAAACAGTTATTAAACATTCCTGTTAAAGATAAAAATAAAGGTACTTCTCAACGTAAAAAAACAAAAGATTTATTGGTAGACAATGACGCTATTTGGCAAGATCATCATTTAAAATCGTTACAAACAGCTTATAGAACCTCTCCTTTTTACGAGTTTTACGAAGATGATTTGATTAAAATATTCCAGAAAAAATATACATTTTTACAAGACGTAAATATAGATACACATCTGTTTATTACTGATGCATTACAAATTTCTCAGCAATACTCTAAAACTCAAGAATACCTTGTAGAAACTACAGAACCTGATTTTAGAGAACTGGTAAATGCTAAAAATAAACCAAAAAAAACAACAGAATCTTACATACAGATGTTTGATGACAAGCATGGATTTATTCCTAATTTATCAATTTTAGACTTAATCTTTATGGAAGGACCAAATGCAATTAGTTATTTATAA
- a CDS encoding Crp/Fnr family transcriptional regulator produces MNILSFFINNFHKLPPKSYQKFLELTELKEFNNKDTLTKTGDKPTDLYILKKGIVRSYYEDENGKEYIRSLFVPFSSTGSFGALVSNKNSLLTYQCLTDCELYVINYKKLKELALVDNDIAVMYANALESIFLLFEKKIYNLSVLDATERYKELKKEIPNIENIIPQYHIASYLNISAVQLSRIRKKIYSK; encoded by the coding sequence ATGAATATTTTGTCCTTTTTTATTAATAATTTCCATAAATTACCTCCTAAATCGTATCAAAAATTTTTAGAATTAACAGAATTAAAAGAATTTAATAATAAAGATACTTTAACTAAAACTGGAGATAAACCCACCGATTTATATATTTTAAAAAAAGGAATTGTTAGATCTTATTATGAAGATGAAAATGGAAAAGAATACATAAGAAGTCTATTTGTACCTTTTAGTTCTACAGGTTCATTTGGAGCTTTAGTTTCTAATAAAAACTCTTTGTTAACCTACCAATGTTTAACTGATTGTGAATTATATGTTATAAATTATAAAAAATTAAAAGAACTCGCTTTAGTTGATAATGACATTGCAGTTATGTATGCAAATGCTTTGGAAAGTATTTTTTTATTATTCGAAAAAAAGATATATAATTTATCCGTTTTAGATGCAACAGAAAGGTATAAAGAGCTAAAAAAAGAAATACCTAATATAGAAAATATTATACCACAGTACCACATAGCATCATATTTAAATATTTCTGCTGTGCAATTAAGTAGAATTAGAAAAAAAATATATTCAAAATAA
- a CDS encoding DUF6122 family protein, translated as MSKFIIHYTLHFIIPALIAYLFFKDNWKKVYFIFLCSMLVDLDHLLATPIFKENRCSINFHPLHSYIAIGFYTVGLFLKKTRTLCIALLFHMLTDYIDCYL; from the coding sequence ATGTCAAAATTTATAATACATTATACCCTACATTTTATAATACCTGCTCTTATAGCCTATTTATTTTTTAAAGATAATTGGAAAAAGGTTTACTTCATCTTTTTATGTTCTATGTTAGTAGATTTAGATCATTTATTAGCCACTCCAATTTTTAAAGAGAATAGATGTAGCATTAACTTTCACCCCTTGCATTCTTACATAGCTATAGGCTTTTATACAGTAGGTTTGTTTTTAAAAAAAACCAGAACACTCTGTATTGCATTGTTATTTCACATGCTTACAGATTATATAGATTGCTATTTATAA